Part of the Flavobacterium alkalisoli genome is shown below.
TTTGTATCCATTGTTTTTTGAAATTAAAAATCGGTTGATGTTGTAATATCTTTTGATATGCCGATCTGGTTAGTTAAATCTTCAATTTTAGTTTTAGCCCTTTTATAGGCATCAGATCCGATAAGGAGAAAAACAGGAGGTTCGGGATTAAATCCTGTTTCAATTATTACAGCCGAACCTTTTTCAGGGTCTCCCCTGTTGGTGTCCGTCTTTTGCTTTAAAAATGGAGTGTGTTTCTCTTATCGCAGTATAATCAGGAATTACATTTTCTGATAGGAAAAGTGATTCATCTGTAAGGAAACTGGTCCTGAAAGCTCCCGGCAGTACAACAGTAGCTTTAATTCCTAATTCCTTTACGTCCTGTGCTAAGGCTTCGGTTAATCCGGTTACCGCAAATTTTGTTGCTGCATAAGCTGTCCAGCCTATGCCGGGTGCGAAACCTGCAATAGAGGAGATGTTGATAATGTGACCTGATTTTTGCTTACGCATGTACGGTAATACATTGCGTATGGTATTGATGGTGCCAAAGACATTAACATCGAAACTGTCTCTTACTTCTTTATCATTTAGTTCTTCAAGGCTGCCACCTATACCATAGCCTGCATTGTTTATAAGTACGTCTATAGATGAGAAAACATCATTAGTTTCCTTAATAGCAGCATTTACACTTTTATTATCGGCAAGGTTAACTTCCAGTGGTAGAAAGTTGTTTCCGGTAAAGTTAACCGCTTCAATCAGGGCTTCTTTGTTTCTGGAAGTGGCTGCAACTTTTTGGTTTAGTTTTAAAAGCTGCTTTACAATAGAGAGGCCAAGTCCCTTAGATGCTCCGGTTACAAACCATACCTTTTGTTCTTTTTTGCTTTCCATAATTTTTGTTTTTAATTATGGTACAAAGTTCGGTAAGGTTTAGTGTTTGGTAATTGCTTGAGTCAAACCGATAATTGCAAAAATCAAACATTTCTGTAAGTAGAAGGTGTTTGGGTAGTTTGTTTCTTGAAAAAGTTATTAAAATGCGATGGTTCCTCAAAGCCAAGGCTGTTGCTTATCTCGGCTATATTCCAGTCGGTATGTCTTAAAAGAGCTTTTGCTTCGGCAAGTACTCTTTCACTGATGAGTGAGGTTGTGGTTTTGCCTGTAGTTTGCTTTATGGCACGGTTAAGATGGTTTACGTGAATGGAAAGGTTCTGGGCAAAATCATTAGCGGAGCGCATGTTAAAACGCTGAACCGGATTTTCTATTGGGAATTGTCTTTCCAGTAATTCGTTGAATATGGAAGTTATCCTTGAATTGGCATTAGGGTGCGTGTATAGGTTTTCAGCAGGCTCGGTTTTTAACGCCAGGTGAATAA
Proteins encoded:
- a CDS encoding SDR family oxidoreductase, with the protein product MESKKEQKVWFVTGASKGLGLSIVKQLLKLNQKVAATSRNKEALIEAVNFTGNNFLPLEVNLADNKSVNAAIKETNDVFSSIDVLINNAGYGIGGSLEELNDKEVRDSFDVNVFGTINTIRNVLPYMRKQKSGHIINISSIAGFAPGIGWTAYAATKFAVTGLTEALAQDVKELGIKATVVLPGAFRTSFLTDESLFLSENVIPDYTAIRETHSIFKAKDGHQQGRP